From one Ammospiza caudacuta isolate bAmmCau1 chromosome 8, bAmmCau1.pri, whole genome shotgun sequence genomic stretch:
- the GALNT3 gene encoding polypeptide N-acetylgalactosaminyltransferase 3, whose amino-acid sequence MALKKTPKLFKTFFHWKLWKFSIIVFVFLVFLFLLQREVGVQDFKDEAGIEPVVGKKSHVLGLVLNAMNNIKGAKPKMQIKAPIRQTKVPGERHCLPGHYTPVELKPFLDRPLQDPNAPGASGKAFKTINLSSEEQKEKQAGEEKHCFNAFASDRISLHRDLGPDTRPPECIEQKFKRCPPLPTTSIVIVFHNEAWSTLLRTVHSVMYTSPAILLKEIILVDDASVDEYLHDKLEEYVKQFQIVKVVRQKERKGLITARLLGASVATGETLTFLDAHCECFYGWLEPLLARIAENPVAVVSPDIASIDLNTFEFSKPSPYGHSHNRGNFDWSLSFGWESLPKHENKRRKDETYPIRTPTFAGGLFSISKEYFEHIGSYDEEMEIWGGENIEMSFRVWQCGGQLEIMPCSVVGHVFRSKSPHTFPKGTQVITRNQVRLAEVWMDEYKEIFYRRNTEAAKIVKQKTFGDISKRLALRQRLQCKNFTWYLTNVYPEAYVPDLNPLFSGYLKNIGNRMCLDVGENNHGGKPLIMYSCHGLGGNQYFEYSAHREIRHNIQKELCLHASKGPVQLRECSYKGQKTFAVGEEQWLHQKDQTLYNEALHMCLTGNGEHPSLASCNPLDPFQKWIFGQND is encoded by the exons atgGCCTTGAAAAAGACACCTAAactatttaaaacattttttcactgGAAACTTTGGAAGTTTAGCATTATTGTATTTGTCtttctggtatttttatttttattacaaagaGAAGTGGGTGTTCAAGATTTTAAGGATGAAGCAGGGATTGAGCCAGTTGTTGGAAAGAAAAGTCACGTATTAGGTCTTGTGTTAAATGCTATGAACAATATCAAAGGTGCAAAGCCCAAAATGCAGATAAAAGCACCCATTAGGCAAACTAAGGTTCCTGGAGAGAGACACTGCTTGCCAGGGCACTATACTCCAGTGGAACTGAAACCCTTTCTGGATCGGCCTCTTCAAGATCCTAATGCTCCTGGAGCTTCTGGCAAAGCATTTAAAACCATCAACCTAAGttcagaagaacagaaagaaaaacaggctggagaggagaaacacTGTTTTAATGCATTTGCAAGTGATAGGATTTCTTTACACCGAGATCTTGGACCAGACACTCGACCTCCTGA ATGTATTGAACAAAAGTTTAAGCGCTGCCCGCCGTTGCCAACCACAAGCATTGTCATCGTTTTCCATAATGAGGCATGGTCAACTCTGCTCAGAACTGTGCACAGTGTGATGTACACATCCCCTGCCATACTGCTGAAAGAGATTATTTTGGTGGATGATGCCAGTGTAGATG AATACCTGCATGATAAACTAGAAGAATATGTGAAACAGTTTCAGATAGTTAAAGTAGTCCgtcagaaggaaagaaaaggtctGATCACTGCGCGGTTGTTGGGAGCTTCAGTAGCAACAGGAGAGACCCTCACCTTCCTGGATGCTCACT GTGAATGCTTTTATGGCTGGTTAGAGCCATTATTGGCAAGAATAGCTGAGAATCCTGTTGCTGTTGTAAGCCCTGACATTGCTTCTATCGATCTCAATACCTTTGAATTCAGTAAACCATCTCCTTATGGGCATAGCCACAACAGAGGAAATTTTGATTGGAGTTTGTCATTTGGATGGGAGTCTCTTCCTAAACATGagaataaaagaagaaaggatgAAACCTATCCAATTAG aacACCTACTTTTGCTGGAGGTCTCTTTTCAATATCAAAAGAGTACTTCGAACACATTGGAAGCTATGATGAAGAAATGGAAATATGGGGAGGTGAAAATATAGAAATGTCTTTCAGA GTATGGCAGTGTGGTGGACAGTTGGAGATCATGCCTTGCTCTGTTGTTGGCCATGTCTTTCGCAGCAAGAGTCCCCATACTTTCCCAAAAGGTACTCAGGTGATCACACGTAACCAAGTTCGCCTTGCAGAAGTGTGGATGGATgaatataaagaaatattttaccGAAGAAACACAGAGGCAGCAAAAATTGTGAAACAA AAAACATTTGGAGATATATCAAAAAGACTTGCTTTAAGGCAGCGCCTGCAGTGTAAAAATTTTACCTGGTACCTCACTAATGTTTATCCGGAAGCATATGTGCCAGACCTGAATCCTTTGTTTTCTGGATAT TTAAAAAATATAGGTAACCGCATGTGTCTGGATGTTGGTGAAAATAACCATGGTGGCAAACCACTGATTATGTATTCTTGTCATGGACTTGGAGGAAACCAG tACTTTGAATATTCTGCACACCGCGAAATTCGCCATAACATTCAGAAGGAGCTTTGTCTGCATGCTTCCAAGGGACCTGTGCAGCTTCGAGAGTGCTCTTACAAAGGCCAGAAAACCTTTGCTGTTGGGGAGGAGCAGTGGCTGCACCAGAAG GATCAAACTCTGTACAATGAAGCACTACATATGTGCCTTACAGGGAATGGAGAGCATCCGAGTTTGGCATCCTGTAATCCATTAGACCCCTTCCAGAAGTGGATCTTTGGCCAGAATGATTAA